The following is a genomic window from Armatimonadota bacterium.
ATCTTCTGAATGGAGATCACGCCCGAGTGGCTCGCTGGAGACGGCGGGAGGCGCTCAGGCGTACCTTGCAGCGACGGCCCGACGTGCTGGCCACTGCTGATCTAACGAGCGAAGACCACCGATTACTTTCGGAACTGATGACCGAGATGCCCGGGGAGCACACCGGAGCGCCGGACGCCGAGTGAGGGAGTCAAGATGCAGGAGATACTCAACAGCGTAACTCAGAAGTACATGAAGAAGCGGGTCCCCGAGTTCAACATCGGCGACACCGTCCGCGTGATGGTGAAGGTCCGTGAGGGCGATTCCGACGAGAAGACACGCTTGCAGGCATACGAGGGCGTTGTCATCGCCCGGGCCGGCGGGGGCATCAACGAGATGTTCACCGTCAGGCGCGTCACCCACGGCGTGGGCATCGAGCGCACCTTCCCGGTGCACTCGCCCAACGTAGATGACATTCTGGTCGTCCGACACGGCCGGGTCCGCCGCGCCAAGCTGTACTACCTGCGCTCTCGCGTGGGCAAGAAGGCCCGTGTCAAGGAGCAGTCCCGGGACACCGTGCACGCCCGGCAGGAAGCCGCGCGCGCATTGGCTGACAGGTATGCCGCTGAAGATGCCGCTGAGGCCGCGGCAGCCGCCGCTGCCGAAGCAGCCGCAAAAGCAGCTGAGTCGGCCGAGACCGAACAATCCTGACGCCGATCTGACGCCGGCCCGGACCGAAGGGACACTGCATGAATGTCTATGCGTTCGAGAACACGTGGCACGTAATCGCCCTTATCGGCGGCCTGGTGCTGGCCCGCGCGGCAGTGTCGCACCTGGAGTCGATGCGGTCTCACCGTGCCGCGATTCTGGAGTTTATCGACTCGGCGCTAATTGCGGTCCTGCTTGTCTTCTGCATTCTGCGGCCCTTCGTGATCCAGGCGTTCTTCATTCCCAGCGGCTCCATGGAGAACACGCTGCAAGAGAACGATCGGATACTCGTCAACAAGTTCATCTACTACTTCCGCGAGCCCCGGGTGGGCGACATCGTGGTTTTCGACGCCCCGCCTCAAGCCTCGGATGTGAAGCGGGACTTCATCAAGCG
Proteins encoded in this region:
- the rplS gene encoding 50S ribosomal protein L19, whose translation is MQEILNSVTQKYMKKRVPEFNIGDTVRVMVKVREGDSDEKTRLQAYEGVVIARAGGGINEMFTVRRVTHGVGIERTFPVHSPNVDDILVVRHGRVRRAKLYYLRSRVGKKARVKEQSRDTVHARQEAARALADRYAAEDAAEAAAAAAAEAAAKAAESAETEQS